A single Micromonospora sp. CCTCC AA 2012012 DNA region contains:
- a CDS encoding MerR family transcriptional regulator, producing MRISDLSRQTGMSTATIKFYIREGLLPPGRLTARNQAVYSECHLRRLQLIRALTTVGGLGLASVRTLLEAIADDDLPLAELYAIVNRTICAHDPVIDEIVAEEPVREDVDRFFETLGWDPDSPARQHIVAMMGTLRSLGGADGMDFFLPHARAAAELAEQEMDLLPSDGMKTDRAAAVLRAVLFGEVLSSLRRLAQEHQAAQRFRAA from the coding sequence ATGCGGATCTCGGACCTGAGCCGACAGACTGGCATGTCCACAGCCACGATCAAGTTCTATATCAGAGAAGGACTTCTACCCCCCGGTAGACTCACCGCGCGCAACCAGGCAGTTTACTCGGAATGCCATTTGCGCCGACTGCAGCTCATCCGGGCGCTGACCACGGTCGGCGGGCTCGGCCTCGCCTCCGTACGCACCCTGCTCGAGGCGATCGCCGACGACGACCTGCCCCTCGCCGAGCTGTACGCGATCGTCAACCGCACCATCTGCGCCCACGACCCGGTGATCGACGAGATCGTCGCCGAGGAGCCCGTACGCGAGGACGTCGACCGCTTCTTCGAGACGCTCGGCTGGGACCCGGACTCACCGGCCCGCCAGCACATCGTGGCGATGATGGGCACCCTGCGGAGCCTCGGCGGCGCCGACGGGATGGATTTCTTCCTGCCGCACGCGCGGGCCGCCGCCGAGCTCGCCGAGCAGGAGATGGACCTGCTGCCCTCGGACGGGATGAAGACCGACCGGGCGGCGGCCGTGCTGCGGGCGGTGCTCTTCGGCGAGGTGCTCAGCTCGCTGCGCCGGCTGGCCCAGGAGCATCAGGCGGCACAGCGCTTCCGGGCCGCCTGA
- a CDS encoding non-ribosomal peptide synthetase produces MQPSSVPAAFAAQVARDPDAVALSAGDVTLRYADLDRRSAALARRLTALGAGPEVPVAILMERSVDLVVATLAVARTGAYYVPLHTSYPAARLQRIVDQLGGPVLLADATTSARGLPERCRTLLVPTEDTDAGAEAEVAAAPAVGPENLAYVMFTSGSTGEPKGVAITHGDALSLIRQPTWDSEVYDRSLLIAPFAFGMSTFEIWVPLLHGRRIVLFPPGEITAGVLGDVLAREGVTVAHLTAGLFRVVAQEAPELLAPLREVMTGGDVISGAAVARVLAANPHLVVRAMYGATETTLFTTQSPITAPYRADGTVPVGRALHGKRVHLLDERLRPADEGEVYVGGQGIARGYLGRPGQTAERFVADPFGEPGSRMYRTGDLGRWTTDGALELLGRADDQVKIRGFRVEPAEVEAVLAAHPAVVDAAVVARALDDRDDKRLLAYVVTKPGLRTDELRGYAATALPGYMVPEAFVVLDELPLTPNGKLDRAALPEPGAARSQEAAPVLSPLEEMTSAAFAEALGQPTVGLDDDFFELSGQSLQAIRIIIRIEQATGIRLPIETLYDNPTPALLAGQIALEQTRGAAAGAVATS; encoded by the coding sequence ATGCAACCCTCCTCCGTTCCGGCCGCCTTCGCCGCGCAGGTGGCGCGTGATCCGGACGCGGTCGCCCTCTCCGCCGGGGACGTGACCCTCCGGTACGCCGACCTCGACCGCCGCTCCGCCGCGCTGGCCCGGCGGCTCACCGCCCTGGGTGCGGGCCCCGAGGTGCCGGTCGCGATCCTGATGGAACGCTCGGTGGACCTGGTGGTCGCCACGCTCGCGGTGGCCCGGACCGGCGCCTACTACGTGCCGCTGCACACCTCCTACCCGGCGGCCCGGTTGCAGCGGATCGTGGACCAGCTCGGCGGCCCGGTGCTGCTGGCGGACGCCACGACCAGCGCGCGGGGCCTGCCCGAGCGCTGCCGCACCCTGCTCGTGCCCACCGAGGACACCGACGCCGGGGCCGAGGCCGAGGTCGCCGCCGCGCCGGCGGTGGGCCCGGAGAACCTCGCGTACGTCATGTTCACCTCCGGCTCCACCGGTGAGCCCAAGGGCGTCGCCATCACCCACGGCGACGCGCTGAGCCTGATCCGCCAGCCCACCTGGGACTCCGAGGTGTACGACCGGTCGCTGCTGATCGCGCCCTTCGCGTTCGGCATGTCGACGTTCGAGATCTGGGTCCCCCTGCTGCACGGCCGCCGGATCGTCCTCTTCCCGCCCGGCGAGATCACCGCCGGTGTGCTGGGCGACGTGCTGGCCCGGGAGGGCGTCACGGTGGCGCACCTGACCGCCGGCCTCTTCCGGGTCGTCGCCCAGGAGGCCCCGGAGCTGCTGGCCCCGCTGCGCGAGGTGATGACCGGCGGCGACGTGATCTCCGGCGCGGCCGTCGCCCGGGTGCTGGCGGCGAACCCGCACCTCGTCGTGCGGGCCATGTACGGCGCGACCGAGACGACCCTCTTCACCACCCAGTCGCCGATCACCGCGCCGTACCGGGCGGACGGCACCGTGCCGGTGGGGCGCGCGCTGCACGGCAAGCGGGTCCACCTGCTCGACGAGCGGCTGCGCCCGGCCGACGAGGGCGAGGTCTACGTGGGCGGTCAGGGCATCGCCCGCGGCTATCTCGGCCGCCCCGGGCAGACCGCGGAGCGGTTCGTCGCGGACCCGTTCGGCGAGCCGGGCTCCCGGATGTACCGGACCGGCGACCTCGGCCGGTGGACCACCGACGGCGCGCTGGAGCTGCTGGGCCGCGCCGACGACCAGGTGAAGATCCGTGGCTTCCGGGTGGAGCCGGCCGAGGTGGAGGCCGTGCTCGCGGCGCATCCCGCGGTCGTCGACGCCGCGGTGGTGGCCCGGGCCCTCGACGACCGGGACGACAAGCGGCTGCTCGCGTACGTGGTCACGAAGCCCGGCCTGCGGACCGACGAGCTGCGCGGGTACGCGGCCACGGCCCTGCCGGGCTACATGGTCCCGGAGGCGTTCGTGGTGCTGGACGAGCTGCCGCTGACCCCCAACGGCAAGCTCGACCGGGCCGCCCTGCCGGAGCCCGGCGCGGCGAGGTCGCAGGAGGCGGCGCCGGTGCTCAGCCCGCTGGAGGAGATGACCTCGGCGGCCTTCGCCGAGGCGCTCGGTCAGCCGACGGTCGGCCTGGACGACGACTTCTTCGAACTCTCCGGCCAGTCCCTGCAGGCGATCCGGATCATCATCCGGATCGAGCAGGCCACCGGCATCCGCCTGCCCATCGAGACGCTCTACGACAACCCCACGCCGGCCCTGCTGGCCGGGCAGATCGCGCTCGAACAGACCCGTGGCGCGGCCGCTGGTGCCGTCGCCACCTCATAG
- a CDS encoding acyl-CoA dehydrogenase family protein, protein MDVTQLPSRTELVERASAIGPTLRANIAWGEQNRRLHEETVEALTEAGVFRLMLPARYGGYEAGTRTAVEVLGQVAEGDPSAAWIGGVNAITTFMTSLLPDEVQDEVFGNGDARLCGTLSPTGMCMPVEGGMMLSGKWGFISGAQHATWQVIVAVAPAPSPPGEFWPIMTVVPMSELQIIDDWETSGLRGTGSVSTAAENVFVPAQRILPLPLVLAEQYASATNAASPVYRTPLLPTASALSVGPVWGLARAAKREFLDRLPGRKITYTAYDNQHDAPITHLQVAEGSLLIDEVGFHARSVADLVDGKGADGSAWTPEERARARAGMGRAVRLAKSAVDVFGTASGGSSIYTSVPIQRLVRDIHAVNLHGLMHPDTNDELYGRILCGLAPNTLYF, encoded by the coding sequence ATGGATGTCACCCAGCTTCCCTCGCGTACCGAGTTGGTGGAACGTGCGTCGGCGATCGGGCCGACGCTGAGGGCGAACATCGCGTGGGGCGAGCAGAACCGCCGCCTGCACGAGGAGACGGTGGAGGCGCTGACCGAGGCCGGCGTCTTCCGGCTGATGCTGCCGGCCCGCTACGGCGGCTACGAGGCCGGCACCCGGACCGCCGTGGAGGTGCTGGGCCAGGTCGCCGAGGGCGACCCGTCGGCCGCCTGGATCGGCGGGGTCAACGCGATCACCACCTTCATGACGTCGCTCCTGCCGGACGAGGTGCAGGACGAGGTCTTCGGCAACGGCGACGCCCGGCTCTGCGGCACGCTCAGCCCCACCGGCATGTGCATGCCGGTCGAGGGCGGCATGATGCTCAGCGGCAAGTGGGGGTTCATCAGCGGCGCCCAGCACGCCACCTGGCAGGTGATCGTGGCGGTCGCGCCGGCCCCGAGCCCGCCCGGCGAGTTCTGGCCGATCATGACCGTGGTGCCGATGAGCGAGCTGCAGATCATCGACGACTGGGAGACCTCCGGGCTGCGCGGCACCGGCAGCGTCAGCACGGCGGCGGAGAACGTCTTCGTGCCCGCGCAGCGGATCCTGCCGCTGCCGCTGGTCCTCGCCGAGCAGTACGCCTCCGCCACGAACGCCGCCTCCCCGGTCTACCGCACGCCGCTGCTGCCGACCGCCTCGGCGCTGTCGGTCGGTCCGGTGTGGGGCCTGGCCCGGGCGGCGAAGCGGGAGTTCCTCGACCGGCTCCCCGGCCGGAAGATCACCTACACGGCGTACGACAACCAGCACGACGCGCCGATCACCCACCTCCAGGTCGCCGAGGGTTCCCTGCTGATCGACGAGGTCGGGTTCCACGCCCGGTCGGTCGCCGACCTGGTGGACGGCAAGGGCGCCGACGGCTCGGCCTGGACGCCCGAGGAGCGGGCCCGGGCGCGGGCCGGGATGGGCCGGGCGGTCCGGCTGGCGAAGTCCGCCGTGGACGTCTTCGGCACGGCCAGCGGCGGCTCGTCCATCTACACCTCGGTGCCGATCCAGCGGCTGGTCCGCGACATCCACGCCGTGAACCTGCACGGCCTGATGCACCCCGACACCAACGACGAGCTGTACGGCCGCATTCTCTGCGGGCTGGCCCCCAATACGTTGTACTTCTAG
- a CDS encoding GMC family oxidoreductase N-terminal domain-containing protein yields MTAIEQADVVVVGTGFGGSIAAYHLAVGGAKVVMLERGPWLSADEFDHNFELGKSYTRIFDFVIGDGMSVLGGNCVGGGSVVYFATMPRAPKFVFERHGSIGRRMWPAAITRESLDPWYDRVSAALPIKQQGWDKVPYSGGLFGAACHHSGRTANPSPSAVDLDLCTNCNWMMAGCKFDAKRSMLLNYLPGALEHQTEIRPLHEVQHLTRNDDGGYRVHYRIVDDEDYRILHDAGAIDAKIVVLAAGTAATPVILQRSEATLGKMPHAVGRYFSGNGERLNTAVFDEDRVREVLGLSREDGQAFAANQIGRGPTVACWDKLDGDLPEYERYSLEQLYFPPGLGTILAQVPDATGPTWFGPQKKEMLRRWQSWLTVFTMSEDDNEGVFGPPPETGNAVRLSQQMLGTGPLSYDPTPNTRRGWALSDADVRQILERDGLAKVRPWTNDLVGAYTVHPLASCRIGDDPATSALDDTHELRGHPGIFVTDGSAVPGALTVNPALTIAALAERAMPGIVKAAADRGVRVTYRGTLPEGVPSTTRQPVAR; encoded by the coding sequence ATGACAGCAATCGAACAGGCCGACGTCGTGGTGGTCGGCACCGGTTTCGGCGGCTCCATCGCGGCGTACCACCTGGCGGTGGGGGGCGCCAAGGTGGTCATGCTGGAACGCGGGCCGTGGCTCTCCGCCGACGAGTTCGACCACAACTTCGAGCTCGGCAAGTCGTACACCAGGATCTTCGACTTCGTCATCGGCGACGGCATGAGCGTGCTCGGCGGCAACTGCGTCGGCGGCGGCAGCGTGGTCTACTTCGCGACGATGCCCCGGGCGCCGAAGTTCGTCTTCGAGCGGCACGGTTCGATCGGCCGCCGGATGTGGCCGGCCGCCATCACCCGGGAGAGCCTCGACCCCTGGTACGACCGGGTCTCCGCCGCCCTGCCGATCAAGCAGCAGGGCTGGGACAAGGTGCCGTACTCCGGTGGCCTCTTCGGTGCCGCCTGCCACCACTCCGGCCGGACGGCGAACCCCTCACCCTCGGCGGTCGACCTCGACCTCTGCACCAACTGCAACTGGATGATGGCGGGCTGCAAGTTCGACGCCAAGCGCTCGATGCTGCTCAACTACCTGCCGGGCGCCCTGGAGCACCAGACCGAGATCCGGCCGCTGCACGAGGTGCAGCACCTGACCCGCAACGACGACGGCGGCTACCGGGTGCACTACCGGATCGTCGACGACGAGGACTACCGGATCCTGCACGACGCCGGTGCCATCGACGCCAAGATCGTGGTGCTCGCCGCCGGCACCGCCGCGACCCCGGTCATCCTCCAGCGCTCCGAGGCGACCCTCGGCAAGATGCCGCACGCCGTCGGCCGGTACTTCTCCGGCAACGGCGAGCGGCTCAACACCGCGGTCTTCGACGAGGACCGGGTCCGCGAGGTCCTCGGCCTGAGCCGGGAGGACGGCCAGGCGTTCGCCGCGAACCAGATCGGCCGCGGTCCGACCGTCGCCTGCTGGGACAAGCTCGACGGCGACCTGCCGGAGTACGAGCGCTACTCGCTGGAGCAGCTCTACTTCCCGCCGGGCCTCGGGACGATCCTCGCGCAGGTGCCGGACGCCACCGGCCCGACCTGGTTCGGCCCGCAGAAGAAGGAGATGCTCCGGCGCTGGCAGTCGTGGCTGACCGTCTTCACCATGTCGGAGGACGACAACGAGGGCGTCTTCGGGCCGCCCCCGGAGACCGGCAACGCGGTACGGCTGTCCCAGCAGATGCTCGGCACCGGCCCGTTGAGCTACGACCCCACGCCGAACACCCGGCGCGGCTGGGCGCTCTCCGACGCCGACGTGCGGCAGATCCTGGAGCGAGACGGGCTGGCCAAGGTACGGCCGTGGACCAACGACCTGGTCGGGGCGTACACCGTGCATCCGCTGGCGTCGTGCCGGATCGGCGACGACCCGGCGACCAGCGCGCTCGACGACACCCACGAGCTGCGCGGGCACCCCGGCATCTTCGTCACCGACGGCTCGGCGGTGCCCGGCGCGTTGACCGTCAACCCGGCGCTCACCATCGCGGCGCTGGCCGAACGCGCCATGCCCGGCATCGTCAAGGCGGCCGCCGACCGGGGTGTCCGGGTGACCTACCGCGGCACCCTGCCGGAGGGCGTCCCGTCCACCACGCGTCAGCCCGTGGCCCGGTGA
- a CDS encoding SCP2 sterol-binding domain-containing protein: MDHSDPSTMDLLAFGRYVAGASAAELGRLVQGDGRTALLDRLFHSMPDVFRADRAGNLKAVIHWHVGDRVDGGADHYEMVIADGRCVVSPAPTGRPDLTLTLGAVSYLQLVTANAHAVALVVRGRLRTRGDLALTAKFPSLFDPPKP, translated from the coding sequence ATGGACCACAGTGATCCGAGCACGATGGACCTCCTGGCGTTCGGCCGCTACGTCGCCGGCGCCTCCGCCGCGGAGCTGGGTCGGCTGGTTCAGGGGGACGGGCGTACCGCCCTGCTGGACCGGTTGTTCCACAGCATGCCCGACGTGTTCCGGGCCGACCGCGCGGGCAACCTGAAGGCGGTCATCCACTGGCACGTCGGCGACCGCGTCGACGGGGGCGCCGACCACTACGAGATGGTGATCGCCGACGGCCGGTGCGTCGTCTCGCCGGCCCCCACCGGCCGCCCCGACCTCACCCTCACCCTCGGCGCGGTCTCCTACCTGCAGCTGGTCACCGCCAACGCGCACGCGGTGGCGCTGGTCGTCCGGGGTCGGTTGCGCACCAGGGGCGACCTGGCGCTGACCGCGAAGTTCCCGAGCCTCTTCGATCCGCCCAAGCCGTGA
- a CDS encoding carboxymuconolactone decarboxylase family protein, producing MSSLFARVTRGITLAQIRHVTPVRHRAATGTVAAVYSRMEDEFGMLAPPVALHAAEPTLLAAAWLLVRETLLVAGEPPRPDREVVAAAVSAANRCPYCVEIHGAALRGLIRHPDAAAVAAGRIDGIADPWRAALARWASGLDDGAPRCPAALRPGLIGVALTFHYLNRMVNVFLPETPLPPAPRVALPRIRAVTSSVLGRFARRAPAPGAVLHLLPAAPVPADLGWAGDSVLGSALARAGAAIDRAGADVLSAPVRELVRDQAYAPDPRLLALGAGPALEAALGGVPAAERAAARLALLVSVSSWRVGDEVVAAVRRDGAADRDLLAIAAWAAFTAARAQGARLAASLPVATAGERP from the coding sequence ATGTCCAGCCTGTTCGCCCGGGTGACCCGCGGGATCACCCTGGCGCAGATCCGGCACGTGACGCCGGTGCGGCACCGGGCGGCCACCGGCACGGTGGCCGCCGTGTACTCCCGGATGGAGGACGAGTTCGGGATGCTCGCACCGCCGGTGGCGCTGCACGCCGCCGAGCCCACCCTGCTGGCTGCGGCGTGGTTGCTGGTGCGGGAGACCCTGCTGGTGGCGGGCGAGCCGCCGCGGCCGGACCGGGAGGTGGTCGCCGCGGCGGTGTCGGCGGCGAACCGGTGCCCGTACTGCGTGGAGATCCACGGCGCGGCGCTGCGCGGGCTGATCCGGCACCCCGACGCGGCGGCGGTGGCCGCCGGTCGGATCGACGGGATCGCCGATCCGTGGCGCGCCGCGCTGGCCCGGTGGGCGTCCGGGCTCGACGACGGCGCGCCGCGGTGCCCGGCCGCACTGCGCCCGGGGCTGATCGGGGTGGCGCTCACCTTCCATTACCTGAACCGGATGGTGAACGTCTTCCTGCCGGAGACGCCGCTGCCGCCGGCGCCCCGCGTCGCCCTGCCCCGGATCCGGGCCGTCACCTCCTCGGTGCTGGGCCGGTTCGCCCGCCGGGCGCCGGCGCCGGGCGCGGTCCTGCACCTGCTGCCCGCCGCGCCGGTGCCGGCCGACCTGGGCTGGGCCGGTGACTCGGTGCTCGGCTCCGCGCTGGCCCGGGCCGGCGCCGCGATCGACCGGGCCGGGGCGGACGTGCTCTCCGCGCCGGTCCGGGAGCTGGTCCGCGACCAGGCGTACGCGCCGGACCCCCGCCTGCTCGCGCTCGGCGCCGGGCCGGCGCTGGAGGCGGCGCTCGGCGGGGTGCCGGCGGCGGAACGGGCGGCGGCCCGGCTGGCGCTGCTGGTGAGCGTCTCGTCGTGGCGGGTCGGCGACGAGGTCGTGGCGGCGGTGCGACGCGACGGCGCGGCGGACCGGGACCTCCTGGCGATCGCGGCGTGGGCCGCGTTCACGGCGGCGCGGGCGCAGGGCGCCCGGCTGGCCGCCAGCCTTCCCGTGGCCACGGCGGGCGAGCGTCCGTAG
- a CDS encoding cytochrome P450 family protein, with protein sequence MQENKCPFALDTLGRDLHGEAARLRAEGPVQVELPGRVRAWSLNSYESIKQVLSDPRVTKNARNHWPAFINGEIAPDWEMISWIAMDNMVTAYGKNHVRLRRLVGKAFSPRRTESLRPRVIELTDELLDGMATAGPGEIVDLREKFAYPLPARLVADLIGMSETARARTAKVIDMMVDTTVTPEQAQAVLAGWRSAMLELIEEKRRNPGEDITSDLIAARDEDGSALSEQELTDTIFAILGAGSETTINFLDNAVTALLTHPEQLDLVLSGQRSWDDVTDEVLRTESPLAHLPLRYAVEDVEVDGVVIPKGDPILVNYSAVGRDPALHGSDADVFDISRPDKEHLSFGHGPHYCLGAGVARLIAETGLSRLFARFPDLSLGVPPEELQPLPTFIMNGHRTLPVRLTKVPAAV encoded by the coding sequence GTGCAGGAGAACAAATGTCCCTTCGCACTCGACACCTTGGGCCGCGACCTCCACGGCGAAGCGGCCAGGCTGCGCGCCGAGGGTCCGGTGCAGGTGGAGCTGCCGGGCCGGGTGAGGGCCTGGTCGCTCAACAGCTACGAGTCGATCAAGCAGGTGCTGTCCGACCCGCGGGTCACCAAAAACGCGCGCAACCACTGGCCGGCGTTCATCAACGGTGAGATCGCGCCGGACTGGGAGATGATCAGCTGGATCGCGATGGACAACATGGTCACCGCGTACGGCAAGAACCACGTGCGGCTGCGGCGGCTGGTCGGCAAGGCGTTCAGCCCCCGGCGTACGGAGAGCCTCCGGCCGCGGGTGATCGAGTTGACCGACGAGCTGCTCGACGGCATGGCCACCGCCGGGCCGGGCGAGATCGTCGACCTGCGGGAGAAGTTCGCCTATCCGCTGCCGGCCCGGCTGGTCGCCGACCTGATCGGCATGTCGGAGACCGCCCGGGCGCGTACCGCCAAGGTGATCGACATGATGGTCGACACGACGGTCACCCCGGAGCAGGCCCAGGCGGTGCTGGCCGGCTGGCGCTCGGCGATGCTGGAGCTGATCGAGGAGAAGCGCCGCAACCCGGGCGAGGACATCACCAGCGACCTGATCGCGGCCCGCGACGAGGACGGCTCGGCGCTCAGCGAGCAGGAGCTGACCGACACCATCTTCGCCATCCTCGGCGCCGGCTCGGAGACCACCATCAACTTCCTGGACAACGCGGTCACCGCGCTGCTGACCCACCCCGAGCAGCTCGACCTGGTGCTCTCGGGCCAGCGCTCCTGGGACGACGTGACGGACGAGGTGCTGCGCACCGAGTCCCCGCTCGCCCACCTGCCCCTGCGGTACGCGGTGGAGGACGTCGAGGTCGACGGCGTGGTGATCCCGAAGGGTGACCCGATCCTCGTCAACTACAGCGCGGTCGGGCGGGACCCGGCCCTGCACGGGTCGGACGCGGACGTCTTCGACATCTCCCGCCCGGACAAGGAGCACCTCTCCTTCGGGCACGGCCCGCACTACTGCCTGGGTGCGGGGGTGGCCCGGCTGATCGCCGAGACCGGCCTGTCGCGTCTCTTCGCGCGCTTCCCCGACCTGTCCCTGGGGGTCCCGCCGGAGGAGCTCCAGCCGCTGCCGACGTTCATCATGAACGGCCACCGGACCCTGCCGGTCCGGCTGACCAAGGTGCCGGCGGCCGTCTGA
- a CDS encoding SgcJ/EcaC family oxidoreductase, whose translation MTTSSSVQSPISGQDQAAVAAVPARMIETWAAHDADGFADLFVEDGTMILPGLYRKGRDEIRAFMAAAFAGHYQGTRVTGTPLEIKPLSGDAVALITEGGVIRAGADELADSDAIRASWILVRRGDGWKLAVYQNGPRDPK comes from the coding sequence ATGACCACGAGTTCCTCCGTGCAGAGCCCCATCTCCGGCCAGGACCAGGCGGCGGTCGCCGCCGTGCCGGCGCGCATGATCGAGACCTGGGCGGCGCACGACGCCGACGGCTTCGCCGACCTCTTCGTCGAGGACGGCACGATGATCCTCCCCGGCCTCTACCGCAAGGGCCGGGACGAGATCAGGGCCTTCATGGCCGCCGCCTTCGCCGGGCACTACCAGGGCACCCGGGTGACCGGTACGCCGCTGGAGATCAAGCCCCTCTCCGGCGACGCGGTCGCCCTCATCACCGAGGGGGGTGTCATCCGGGCCGGCGCCGATGAGCTGGCCGACAGCGACGCCATCCGGGCCTCCTGGATCCTCGTCCGACGGGGTGACGGCTGGAAGCTCGCCGTCTACCAGAACGGCCCGCGCGACCCGAAGTAG
- a CDS encoding DUF5987 family protein, giving the protein MSAPPDNYQEARTMTLEAFADTIIPGEKRHAGDRAVAGAAPGGGAVAAGALDLLHDPATGVAPSLDSLVITLNDHALRYAGDNGRPLDSAVPPFVALSFEDRTALVLELTAPEHPEKAMWVGLALFSNMAFDSAAHLDTLDALAQGHPGLLTIGYNRPGSDGLWRFPAFSYGRPLADPHPRTTSTGSPE; this is encoded by the coding sequence ATGTCAGCCCCACCGGACAATTACCAGGAAGCACGGACCATGACGTTGGAGGCTTTCGCCGACACGATCATCCCGGGCGAGAAGCGCCATGCCGGCGACCGCGCCGTGGCCGGTGCCGCCCCCGGCGGTGGTGCGGTGGCGGCGGGCGCCCTGGACCTGCTGCACGACCCGGCCACCGGCGTCGCGCCGTCGCTGGACTCGCTGGTCATCACGCTCAACGACCACGCCCTCCGGTACGCCGGCGACAACGGCCGCCCGCTCGACTCCGCCGTGCCGCCGTTCGTGGCGCTGTCGTTCGAGGACCGGACCGCGCTCGTGCTGGAGCTCACCGCGCCGGAGCACCCGGAGAAGGCGATGTGGGTCGGGCTGGCGCTGTTCAGCAACATGGCGTTCGACAGCGCCGCGCACCTCGACACGCTGGACGCGCTCGCGCAGGGCCACCCCGGCCTGCTGACCATCGGCTACAACCGGCCCGGCTCGGACGGGCTCTGGCGGTTCCCCGCCTTCTCCTACGGGCGGCCGCTGGCCGACCCGCACCCGCGTACGACGTCGACGGGGAGTCCGGAATGA
- a CDS encoding FAD-dependent oxidoreductase: MEVLPEDRVVVLGGSMAGLLAARVLADAYAEVVVVDRDKIVGVTTARRGVPQGRHVHGLLARGQQVLEELFPGFTDDAIAAGVPTGDLGELRWFFNGQRLRKGTTGLICVSTDRPVLEGMVRARVAALPNVRFVESTDVVGLVATPDAARITGVRVSEHAGDGTEEVIEAGLVVDATGRGSRTPVWLEELGYQRPETEKVPIDLTYTTRHFRLRDESILDGDLSINPVSTPAQPRGAFFSRVGHGRCIVSLTGVLGDAAAPDDESFMEWTRTLPVSDVYDVIHDAEPLDDPVSFKYPASVRRRYDLLERFPERLLVVGDAMCSFNPVYGQGMTVAALEALALRTHLESGVPEPLVFFKDISAVIDVPWQISAGADLDFAEVPGPRPPELQMMNSYMSLLQSAATRDGEVTRTFMRVAGLVDPPTALMSPDMIYRVLKHGTPRPQAA, from the coding sequence ATGGAGGTTCTTCCGGAGGACCGCGTCGTCGTACTGGGCGGGAGTATGGCCGGGCTGCTGGCCGCGCGGGTCCTGGCGGACGCGTACGCCGAGGTGGTCGTCGTCGATCGCGACAAGATCGTCGGCGTCACCACCGCGCGCCGCGGCGTCCCTCAGGGACGGCACGTGCACGGCCTGCTGGCCCGCGGCCAGCAGGTGCTGGAGGAGTTGTTCCCCGGCTTCACCGACGACGCGATCGCCGCCGGGGTGCCCACCGGCGACCTCGGCGAGCTGCGCTGGTTCTTCAACGGCCAACGGCTGCGCAAAGGCACCACCGGGCTGATCTGCGTCTCGACGGACCGGCCGGTGCTGGAGGGGATGGTCCGGGCCCGGGTCGCCGCGCTGCCCAACGTGCGCTTCGTGGAGAGCACCGACGTGGTGGGGCTGGTCGCCACCCCGGACGCGGCACGGATCACCGGCGTCCGGGTGAGCGAGCACGCCGGCGACGGCACCGAGGAGGTCATCGAGGCCGGGCTGGTCGTCGACGCCACCGGGCGCGGCTCCCGGACGCCGGTCTGGCTGGAGGAGCTCGGCTACCAGCGGCCCGAGACCGAGAAGGTCCCGATCGACCTGACCTACACCACCCGGCACTTCCGGCTGCGGGACGAGAGCATCCTTGACGGGGACCTGTCGATCAACCCGGTCTCCACCCCGGCCCAGCCCCGCGGGGCGTTCTTCTCCCGGGTCGGTCACGGCCGGTGCATCGTCTCGCTGACCGGCGTGCTCGGCGACGCGGCCGCCCCGGACGACGAGTCCTTCATGGAGTGGACCCGCACCCTGCCGGTCTCCGACGTCTACGACGTCATCCACGACGCCGAGCCGCTGGACGACCCGGTGTCGTTCAAGTACCCGGCCAGCGTCCGCCGCCGCTACGACCTGCTGGAGCGCTTCCCCGAGCGGCTGCTGGTGGTCGGCGACGCGATGTGCAGCTTCAACCCGGTCTACGGCCAGGGCATGACGGTCGCCGCGCTGGAGGCGCTGGCGCTGCGTACGCACCTGGAGAGCGGCGTGCCGGAGCCGCTGGTGTTCTTCAAGGACATCTCCGCCGTGATCGACGTGCCGTGGCAGATCTCGGCCGGCGCCGACCTGGACTTCGCCGAGGTGCCCGGCCCCCGGCCGCCGGAGCTGCAGATGATGAACTCCTACATGTCGCTGCTCCAGTCCGCGGCGACCCGGGACGGCGAGGTGACCCGGACGTTCATGCGGGTGGCCGGCCTGGTCGACCCGCCCACCGCGCTGATGAGCCCGGACATGATCTACCGGGTGCTCAAGCACGGCACGCCCCGGCCGCAGGCCGCCTGA